The Lathyrus oleraceus cultivar Zhongwan6 chromosome 5, CAAS_Psat_ZW6_1.0, whole genome shotgun sequence genome includes the window CGAATTCTCTATTGTTCctcactcttcactcgagtgaatcaaccaatCTTGGTAGCAAGATTGTATCGCTGCACAATGATGatgaaaaacaagaaaagaaaattgaattGTAGAAAGAAAAGAGTTAGGGTTTATCGAGAGAGGGAAGACGATGAATTGATTATGCAAAGTTTCTCTCTGCTCACAAACTGTGATTCTTTATTCcttttgcaactgcaaaattcaAGTGTTTACAATAATAggggttactccctatttatagattttggGCTTGCTTGCTTCTCAAGCAAGACCCAAAAATAACCTAACTAACTCAGTTAAACAAACAAATAAAGCTAAGTCTAACATCAGTGTCGAGATACTCTTAGACATTTTTACACCTAAatgattcgacacttccttgctttTGTCTAGCAACCtacttcgacacaaggaattacaattcaatacaccatctaattcattgtgtccaagctatctacattcatcatagacCTTAACTTATTAAACACTTCGACTTGCACTTCCTTCGTCATGATGTCtacaatctgattctcagttctgcgGTGTTCCAAGTTCAACTTCGCTTTTGCTACCTGCTCTCAAAtataatggaacctcattttgaTGTACTTGCTTCGACCACGCGCTATCGGgttcttcgccagattgatagaagacatgttgtcgatcttcatggtaatcACTCCATAATTCTTCCCTGTAATCTCTTtgaccaaattcaccatccaagttgcttgacatgcacaaagagaagccTTATGTACTCTGCTTCGCACGACGACGGTGCCACTACTGGTTTCTTGCAAGTTGCATAAACACATATCTAGTTGTGAATTTTctatcctcaacatcactacaccaacttgagtcagtgtatcccactagtttgctttttttttccttcatcagttgcaggaaacaaaatgccatagttGAGAGTTCTTTTGAGATACCTTAATATCCTCTTTGTTGATGCTATGTATGATACCTTGGGtttctgcatgaatctactcaccatacaTACATTATATGCTAGATCAGACCTTGTAtgacaaaggtatcaaagtgatccaatgagtcttATGTACTTTGTTGGAtcaacatcatcttcatttgTGTCTTTCGACAGTTGCAATCTAGTCTAAGCTAGAGTCGAAGTTGGGTTTCAATTTTGCATCTCAAATCTTTTGAGTATTTCACCTGCATATCTTCTTTTGTGCATCATCAAGTCTCTACCGCTCTTGTAAAAAttgatgccaaggaaatatgatagatttcccaagtctgacatttcaaactcctcactcaggtcatgtttgaaatcttagatctccttcttgcaacttcTTGTTATTAACAGGTCTTCGACATACTAACATTGTATAAGCAATTCActattgcttcttcttacatatactctatcctcagttgtgcacttcacaaattcatTTTCCCTTAGGAAACTgtctatcttcttattccaagctcttggagcttgcttaagtccatacaGGGATTTATGCAACATATATACCTTTCTTTCTTCACCTTGTTTCACAAACtcaactggttgtgcaacatacacttcttcatctaacgggtcattcaggaatgcatatttcacatccatctgacatgtgggtcagttgttcatgtttcctacaccaacaaccaacctgatagtttcaatcctagcaacaggtgcaaaaacttcatcgaagtcgattccttccttccgaagaaatcctttcgccacaagtcttgccttgtgtcgagttacttcacctttgggattcaacttcaccttgtatacccatttCACATTGATTGTCTTCTTGCCTTgaggcaattcgacaagtgaccaagtgttgttgtCTTCGATGGACTTTGGttcctcattcattgctttcacccacttcgaATCCTTCAATGCTTCAGCTATATTGACTGGTTCGACATATGCATAGAAAATATAGTGTACCAACTCACTTTGATCAtcgaccatatcatctgatgtaatcacacattaTTGCAACCTTtcaggcatgtgtcttgttctttgaggtctgtTTGTGCTTTCTTGACCTCTGAGTTCTTCCTATCGAATTTCTCTTTTGACTTCCCTTGTTGGttcttcacataagattctcactgaatccttcttgACATTTTCAGTCCAATCTCATTCCTTAATCTCATCTATGATGATGCCCCTActgatcactacttgcttgttcactgggtCAAACAACTTGTAACCTCCAGTTGAATGATATCTTATTAAGATCATGTGACTCGAtttgtcatcaagttttcttctcaactgatctggcacatgtctatgtgttgTAGATCCAAATAATTGCATATGACTTAAtctaggcttgacaccagaccaacattcttctggtgtaattccttctagcttcttcgtcagACATTTGTTAAAAATATATGTTGTTGTCGACATTGCTTCTCCCTATAATTATTTAGATAGATGattgcctttcaacatacttcttaccatgttcatgatggttctattcttaCTTTTTGTCGCTCCATTATGCAATGGAGTGTAGGGTGACACCACCTCATGAACAATCCTTTCTTTCTCACATAACTTGTAGAAGTCTTTCAACACATACTCTCCACCACCATTAGTCCTTAgaatcttgagctttcgaccactttgtctttcgaccatagatttaaacttgacaaatacctcgatcacttcaaTTTTCTTCTTGATCAGTTAAGTCCATAATTTTCGACTAAAATCATTtatgaatgtgacaaagtatttgttacctccaatcgaatccactTGGATAGGACCAGACACATTAGAGTCAttgacttcaagaattgccttcgacttGCTTCTTGCATCCTTGCTGCAGTTATTCTTGTGttgcttcgcctgcacacattcttcacacactttatttggaatgtcgatttttggtaaccctgaaaccatatttTATCTTTTCAGATCtttgatgtctttgaaattgagatgaccaagttTATAGTGTCATATCCATCCATCCCTGCTAGCTGCAGTTGCAAGGCACTTGTGCTCTATCACATTAAGTTCAATCATGAAAGTTCTATTATGAGACATAGGTGCCTTAAAGATTAACCTTTCACCTGAGTTGAGAACTCTCATCAACTTATCTTCAATCTCTAatttgtagttcttttcgaccaactgtCATATGCTGAGAAAATTACTTTTCATGCTTGGTATGTACCGTACATTAGAAATCACTGACCTCTTGTCATCTTTCCTCATAATTAaaacatcaccaataccttcagttgctagagtattgtcatttgcaaattttaccatgttcttcattgagggtttcaTGTTGACAAACCGATCTTTCCTACCAATCATGTatgatgagcatcctgagtccaagcACCATTGGTCCTGGAATATTTCTTCATTTTttgttgtgaccatcaacaacatctctttttcttcatgctTTGCAAATTTTGCATAAGTTTCCTGATTCTTCTGTTTTTCACGACAATCACTTGAGTAGTGgccatacttctgacaattgaaacactgaatgtgacttttgtcaaGTTTTCGACCACCACATCTTCCTCTACCTACAATACCGCCTCTTTGGTTACTTTGGTATGGGGTCTTCTCTGATTCGACTAGCCTATTTCTTCttgatttcgaccagtcgaatttTTGTAGCCTCTTTTAACTTTGTTGTCGAGCCACTTCCATTTGCATTTCTTTTCTCTTGCTAATTGTGCTTGCAAATCCACATCACTCTTCAACTTGTCTACAACTCTTTCAACCATtatttgttcatgagattcaagcatcCTTTAAAGCCCTTCATTTGTCAatgttgacaaatctttcgactcttctatggctactaccacgtggtctAACTTTGGAGTCAATGACCTAAAGATCTTTGAAACAAttgatcttgatgtcaacacttctccacataccttgatttgattcaccagttttgtaacACTAATGAAAAAATcaattatgctttcattgtctcCCATCTTAAGCAATTTATACGGTCTTTTGTGatttgtaacctcacctctttcaccttctctcCGCCTCCAAATAATTTTTCAAGAATTTtccatgcttctttcgctgattcaacatcactaaccttttcaaaattatcagaatgaacacattgatggattataaaaagagttttataatctttcttcttcaattctttgtgtgcaACTTTTTCTTCATCCGAAACATTTGTTGTAAGCGGTGTCACTCCCTCtttcacaagatcccaaagatcttgatagaAAAAGATAACATTTATCtacttgcaccaattctcataattcGGATTCTTCAGAATTGGGAGACTCGTCGAAAAATGTTCGTTCGGATGATTCAACATCTTATGCTTCGAAGAATCGCTCAGCTAGTGCTCTTGATGTTGAAATTAAACCCAAAACTTTGAGTAATTTTGagtcaatcttgatgaacaagattcaatcgCACCAATCGAATTCCCTCTTGTTATTCActcttcactcttcactcgagtgaatcaaccaaccttggTTGCAAGAATGTATCGCTGCACAATGATGACGAAAAATAGAAGAAGAAAATTGAATTGGGGAAATAAAAGGGTTAGGGTTTATTGAGAGAGGGAAAAAGATGATTTGATTTTGCAGAATTTCTCTCTGCTTACAAACTATGATTCTTTATTCCTTTTGCAACTGTAAACTTCAAGTGTTTACAATAATAggggttactccctatttatagattttggGTTTGCTCGCTTCTCAAGTAAGGCCCAAAACTAACCTAACTAACTCAACTAAGCAAACAAATAAAGTTAAGTCTAACATCACTGTCGAGATACTCTTCTACATTTTTACACCTAAGTGATTCGACACTGTCTTGCTTCTGTCGGGCAACCTGCTTCAACATAAGGAATTACAATTCAGcgttaaatatttgttttttttctcAAACAAAATGACACCgttttttatataaaaaaattaaaagaaagTAAAATCAAAATATAAATAGATTTTGTTCAAAACTTATTAATTGGAACAACTTTCTCTCATTGTAATTAAATTTATTAGACTCTTACATTTATTTTGTTATTCAGTTTATGTTGTAATTAGACTTTATtcaaaatttatttgaatttgTATTTTTTGATGTGTGATGATTATGTTTAGAATTTGAATTTAAAGAATGAGCTTGTAAAGTTATgatattttgaaaatttgaaaatttatAGGTTTGTGATTTCGGAAATTACAGAATGCAAACTATTCCCACTTAGTTACAAATGAAATAGAACTTTTCTCTAATTATAGAAAAGATTATTTGCACTCCAAGTAATCACAAAATAACTAACTCAACTAAAACTAAGTTAAGTTAACTATTTCGACATCTGTTGACTCCTTCGACAACTACATGCTTCGATTGCATGTTTCAACAGACTATATTTGACTTTTGATCAAATATAGCAAATACAGACTCAGTTCGACACAAACACCTTTCGACATCCGTTGGATACAAACATATTATTTCGATTTCGACACAAAGAATTATATATTTAACACCAATAATTCAATAATCTCATCAATTTGATGACAAGTTCGATTTTAAAAACACCGCTGCTACATAGTCACCACTCTCATTAGTGCTACATAATAATATTTTCAATTTAATAATTACATAAATGAGACTTACCATAGATGTAGACAAATTAAAATGGCTATACAAATCTAGAACAAAATGATAGTATATTTTATTATTGAAACAAAGTGTCATTATTTGTATGCTGTTTATAGTTCTCCAATCACACATCAACACACGCACTGTGTATCCAGTATCTAAAACCATTATTCTAAGATTTTGAACTCGATTCCTTTTTCCCACTTTCTTTTGCTAAATAAAATAACATTTGTTATATGCGTGACTGAAATATATACTATAGATAGAGGGAGGTACTTGGTGATAGGACAATCCATGCAACAAAAATAGGTAGTCAAGGAAAGAAATTTTCTGATACACAATGCTTTCTATTCTTTGTTGTGAAAGAACTCCAGTGTCATGTGATTCACAGAGTTCTTTTTTGGTAAATTTTCCACTTTGGTCCCATTATTTTCTCACTAGTTTGTGTCACTGAGTTTCTACTTGTGGTATTTCAGCATCTTGGTCCATCATTTCATGACAAAAAGTGCATTCCTGTGTGCTCAGTTCTCTTTTTTGATGCTATCAGTTAAAGTTAGCCACGCTCATCAATTTCAGCACAGTTCAAATTTTATTGATTCCAATGACAAAGGTTCTTGTCAAACGTATGATGAACATGCATGCCTGACATTACACATTCATGATTGTTCTCAATGGAATCTGTATGTAAAAGTCAGATTTAGTCTTAGCTTGTAGAATTTGATTAATAATAGTGACAAAAGATGAGTCATAAATGTAATTTTAAATTGTGATAATATTGCAGTGAGGTTTAttcacttttttttttttttaaatttatgaTATCATTGCAAAGAACTACGATTTAAAATATAAACTTATAGCTTGACATCATCAACAAGTTGGAGTAAATATATATGCATATTAGAAATATAGTTAGGTTAGTTAGGTGTATTTTAGTTTTATTAGTTTGAAATTTAGTTACTTAGATACATTAGTTGTTATATATTACTAGTTATATATTTTCATGtaacaataattttttttatccaTCTCTTTGAAAAAAACTTATAATATGATATTAGAGATAATTATTCCGCAATattctttcattttttatttaatttttgaaTTATGGATTATTTTTATCATCTGACACATTGTAGTCTGAGTTATTTAGAGAGTTTGTAGTGATGTTATCTTTAATTATGTCATAAAATCTGTGAAAGAGTTAGAGGAAAAAAATATTATTTTGGtttgaaaataaatttttaagTATATGGATGAACTAATGTAGATACTATGGTTGAATTCAGAATCCTTTCATCTTCATTAATTTACAGTTGATTGTAGTTGATTGTGTGTTCGCCTTTGTTATGAAATAGATGTTGGTAtgtattttttattattatcTTCGTGATTTATGATTTGTTGACGATGGTTTTGATGTTAAAAGTTCTAACTTTAATTAAATTTAACTGCTTAAGTGTTTTTCTTGTGTTTTTGTTTGGTAAGTTATTTTGTCGGTTCTAATGTTTTCTTTTTTGTCAGTTTTTATTTGTACTTTTTGATAAACCTCTAAATACTATAGTGTTTTATGATCATTTGTGTTTTAGTAATTTTCATGtattatattaatatatttttttattaaaaaataattattttttcaACATTAAAATTAATCATATTTCTCATAGCTTATTCATCCATATTCATATTCTTTTCTTTTAACACATTGttgaattttttaaaaatttttGAGAAAGAAGAGTTATTGACCAGAGATTTAGAATATTTATTCAAGCCcttatttaaaaaatatttatttataaatttcAGAGTATATCAAAAAACTTTTTCTTCCAATATCAGTGGTGTTTAGCGATTTATATATTATGGTTTACTGCAATTTGGTTTGCACTCAAGAAGAGTACgaagaaatcaaacaaaacaatATATAAGACacaaatttattattttaatgaAAGAACACCAATCATTTAAAAGATTTCAAAAACAccaaaaaaaattatgatttttcattttctcatttcatcataattattttaataaaaaaaatattgaatTAAAAAAATGAGAAACAAAATATAAACAAACCATTGAACAACTAGCACAAAAAATAGTTGGACACACTTAATTTTTCTCTTAAAAAAACTTTCAAAAGAACAAATAAGAAAAGAATCTCACCAAGTATCATAACAACTAATAGTAAAATTGAATGGATTATATTCAGAGTGAAAGAAACAAATAATTTATTTGTTTGATAATGAAAATCAAATTAACTTATATAGATGCTAGTGGCATATACAAATTAGTTAGAGAGTTAACAACTTAATAAACTTTTTAACTAATCAAAATGAAAATCGATAACTTATTCAACAAGTAATGATAGGGAAAACAATAAAGCTAAGTTCAACAATGGTGACTTGCACAATAAGTTacttattttcattttattctcTTGTTATTCTCTTGTTACacaaatttattattttaatgaATGAACACCAATCATTTAAAAGATTTCaaaaacaccaaaaaaattatgattttttcattttctcatttcatcataattattttaataaaaaaaatattgaatAAAAAAGATGAGGAACAAAATATAAACAAACCATTGAAAAACTTTGGACACACttaatttttttcttaaaaaaactTTTAAAAACACAAATAAGAAGTGAATCTCACAAAGTATCATAACAACTAATAGTAAAATTGAATGGATTATATTCAGAGTGAAAGAAGCAAATAATTTATTTGCTTGATAATGAAAATCAAATTAGCTTATATAGATGCTAGTGGCAGATACAAATTAGTTAGAGAGTTAACAACTTAATAAACTTTTTAACTAATCAAAATGGAAATCGATAACTTATTCAACAAGTAAAGATAGGGAAAACAATAAAGCTAAGTTCAACAATGGTGACTTGCACATTAAGTTacttattttcattttattcttGCCATTGTTATTGTTGTTCATGTTCCTCGCCATTGCAGGCACACGAGGAAGAAGAAAAGCTTGTAGAATCAGGCTCTATGATACCATAACACTAAAGCTGAATGAATTATATTTAGAGTGAAAGAAGCAAATTATTCATTAGCTTGAGAATGAAAATCAGACTAATTTATATTGATGATAGTAGTAGTTACTAGTTGGTTAGAGAGGTAACAACCTAACAAACTTTCTAACTAACGAAAACGGAAAATGGTAATttcactacaacaaacaagaccttagacaacgctttttttagccttagacagcgctttaaagcgctgtctaaacctccgctgctaaaggtttagacagcgcttttttaaatcttaaaagcgctgtctaagcccacccccccccccccccccccccccccccccttagacagcgctttggccaaaagcgctttataagaccctcttattttaaattttttaggtataccttagacagcgcttttgaaaagcgctgtctaagccccacccccttagacagcgctttggccaaaagcgctttctaagaccctcctattttaatttttttaggtataccttagacagcgcttttcaaaaagcgctgtctaagccccccccttagatTATTTATTGATGATTGGTACTATTTTACAAGTTTACCCTTCATGAAAGAAAATTAGAGTGTGTTTTCATCATAGTATTGTAATATAATTAGAGGTATATTGGTAAGAAAATAATTAATGTGTTCGAAAATTTGAAAGGTATCTCAATGCTCAAAGAGGGTTTTATATTTAGAAAGAGATTCTAAGAAAGAAGGAGAAAATACCTTGTTCTCCAAAAGATTATCCCAAGCTTTGCCACTTAGAACATAGCGGGTTACGAATTTGAGTATATCAAGAGGGAAATATGTCACTAGACTGTACACCCAGATTACACCAGCCCAACCCCATCCCATTCCCTTAATTCTTGCAAAGCCCCAATTAGCATATACTGCTATAAAAGTTGCCACCTGCAAATCATGAAACAAGTTATTATAACTAACCAACAAATTCTGTTACCATACATATGCTCCTAGATTTTAATTAATACTCACTTTACCCTTGTATTAAACCAATAACTATTTCTTCCTAAGGCAACTGAATTATTGACTTCATTCCATTTCCACACTAGTGATTCAAAATCTTATTTTAACTACTATTAAGAGATGCAGTGTACATTTTCCTAAGTGGTGGTTGTGGAGAGGAAATGAGGAAAATGTGTGATCTTGACAGATCAATGACACTGCCTTTATAATAAAATCATAAGAGATAGAAGCAAATTTATATACAAAGTTGATAATGGGAAAATAAGAGGTTGAAGATTACCAGCTGAGCAATCATAAAAGCACCCAATAGGAGAAGACCAGGTCTTTCCAAAAAGGATCAGCTACGGGACCTGGTGACAAAAATTAGGGCCTGGCTTATAATACTGACTTGTAGGTAGAGGGCTGCCATCATTTCATCAGGGCTTTTTCTGAGAGACCTCACACCAAACTTGTCCTGCAATAATGGAAAATGGGTTTATGGTCCTTAAAATTGTTGCCACTGGGTGATAGTATTGAAGGCACCACGAAATATAATTTTTTACCGAGAAGAAGTCGGTATCCTTCATGAGCCAGAAAAATACTACTGTCATTAATGCCATGTAGCTACCTAGCACAACACCGGTAGCAAATATCTCTTTCAGTTTCCAACTGTCTGGTAGTGGAGATGGTTTCACTCTATCCTTGGATATTGTCATAATGGTACCTAGTGGCATAAGGGTGAAGGAActtaaattaatatttttcacAGATGATTGAAGTAAACTATGAAGATCAATAAGAAACTATCTCACCATCATTCAGTATGGCGATAATCAACACCATGAAGGGTGCAAAATCAAACTTCCAGATCAACGCAATGAACATGAAACCAAACTGGTAAAATGAAGAATAGATCACATGAATTGTATGAACCATGAATATAAGTATAGAAAAGAAGTTGACATTTTCTTAGGAATTAAACTATTTTTGCACTTACCACAATACGAATGGTGATTGACACAGCATAGATCTGCAACAATCAATATTCTGTGTTTAGAATGCTAAagatttttaaatgaaattaagCAATTAAATCAAGCAAGGAAGAAAACTAACAGTATAATTCTTCATCCTTTGGAAAATTGCCCTGCTGGTGAGCACTGCACTAATAATAACACTTAGACCAGGTTCAGTAAGGACAATATCAGAAGCACCTCTAGCAGCATCTGTAGCGTCAGCAACAGCAATTCCAATATCTGCTCTCTTTAGCGCAGGAGCATCGTTGACACCATCACCTGTCATTCCACATATATGTTTCCTCTCTTGCAGCCTCTTTACGATTTCATATTTGTGTTCTACCATGTCACAAAAGGAGATAAAAACAATTAACATGTTTTCAAAATGTAATTGTATAGTTAACAGATGCAGAAGTTCCATGATGTTTGAAATAATTGAAAACAATGTAATTGATGATGttatcattatcatcatcataaTGAAGGACCTACCAGGAAATACTCCAGCAAATCCATCAGCCTTCTCAATCAACTCGTCAACTGGAAGAGCTGCAACAGCAGCATCCTTGCTTTGACCGAGTAATGACGAAGATGGATACATGTTTGTTCCCATCCCAAGCCTTCGGCCAGTTTCCTTGGCAATGGCAAGCTGATCACCTAGAGAATGTGAAATCCAAACAATGGTTAAGCTACATGATTTCATTTATGATATGAAATGTGAACTACAAGAAAGTAAGAACGTCAAATCTTACCGGTAATCATCTTAACATTCACACCAAGGTTCAGAGCTCTTGTGATGGTTTCAGCACTATCATGCCTAGGAGGATCAAATAGTGGTAACAGACCAACAAATTGCCATGGTGCACCAGGGCTATCTTTATTTTTCTCAGGTACTTCCTGTTATAAACAGATAATTCAATGGTAGAAATAAAATTAGGATATTCAAATAAGTCGAATAAACGATAAATGCTAACAGTAATATCAAATTTCTAGACCTGTCTAGCAACACCCAAAGAACGGAGTCCACGCTCGGCGAACTTGTCAATTACGGAATGAGCTTTCTTCCTGACATCCTCTTTGCAGTTGCAGAGGTTCAATATCTAATCCAGGAAAAAATATCGATCAGTATCTTCATGATCATAATCATATGGTGGCACCACTTCCATCAAAACAAATATTTTACCTGCTCAGGAGCACCTTTGCTTGATCGATGCCAATTTCCATCAGAGTCAATGTAGGTTAAAGCAGTTCTCTTGTCTACAGGGTTGAATGGGAAAAAATGAATCTCCCTAACACCAGCTCGTGCCTGTGCAATTTAAAACTAGAAGTTAGATTTTCTTTTATCTTCATCCTACAAGTCACTATCAGAAATATAGACTACTGGGGTCTAGCGCAGGTAGTTGATGTGCAGTTCGATTCCTACTGAtaaaaaaactataaaaatgATAGAGCATTTAAGCATATTTATTTACCTCCTTTGGATCAGCAAGCATACCAACAATTGCAGCATCTATTGCATCCTTATTCTCAGTCCTAGAAGCCCTTGCTGCAAGAAGGATAACATAATCCTTCTCTACATTCTTAGCAAAAACCTCAATCAAATTTTTATCAACAGACAACTTATTTAAGGTCAGAGTCCCGGTTTTGTCACTGCAGAGAACATCCATTCCTGCCATTTCCTCAATAGCTGTCATTCTCTTTGTAATTGCACCTTGCTGAGAAAGCCTGTGAGAACCAATAGCCATAGTAACAGACAAAACAGTTGGCATAGCAATTGGAATTCCACCGATCAAAAGAACCAAAAGATTGTCAATTCCATCTCTATACTTGCGGTGTTGAATCGGATACATGACAATGAGCTCAATCAGTATTCCAACAGCAATTGAGCAAATGCAGAAATTACCAATTGCTGTGAGGACTTTCTGAAAGTGACCAACTTGATTGGTGTTGTCAACAAGGTGAGCAGCTTTACCGAAAAATGTGTGCACTCCGATAGCAATAACAAATGCTTCAATCTCACCTTTCTTAACAGTTGATCCAGAAAAGACTTCATCTGAGGGATTCTTTGTTGCCGGAAGAGATTCTCCAGTTAAAGCAGACTGATCAACACTCAAAGCATCACCCTCAAGAAGACGAGCATCCGCAGGAATGATATCTCATAATTTAATGTTGATTATGTCACCTGGGACTAAAATTGCAGCATCTTCTTCAGACCAGCGACCATCTCTGAGAACCTATAATTTTTGTAGCAAGAAAAGTAAATTgaaatcaattaataaattaataaaaaaacaCCATGTAAATATCCAATTTGGTTCTTGAAATTGTAGCTTTCTATCAATCTCATCCCCATTCACCCATATTATCAATATTTCAAAATGATCCCTAAAACTGCAAAATGTTAATCAAGTCCCTCCCTCTCTCAGTGGGGGATCTGCTATGAAATAAATCCTTAAAATCATTCAATCACTTTCAAATTCATCCCAGATATTATCAACTTAATTTAATTCCAGTCACTGCAAATACCAACCAAGGGACGGATTCAATTAAAACTTTGCGATTTCAAAAATCATATTAGAATATCGATAACATGATGAATTAGATTAATCCAATCTTACAATTTCAAGAACATATTTGGAGTAAACAGTCATTTTGTCACATAAAAGTTTGATACACTGTCATTATAATCCCTCAAAACTAACTAACAAAATCACATTCAAGTATCAAAATGACTAACAAAAATAATACACTAAACTCAGTCAACAAGATTATGCACATTCTCAACATTAGTAAACTACCGCAAGATTATAAACATTCTCAACAAGATTATAAACATTCTCAACATTCTCAACATTCTCAACAAGATTATACAGTAGAAACGAAGAAATGAAGAAATATTGAAGAACATACCGCAAGAAATGAAGAACAGTAGAAACGAAAAACGAAG containing:
- the LOC127082077 gene encoding plasma membrane ATPase 4, coding for MVADIIPADARLLEGDALSVDQSALTGESLPATKNPSDEVFSGSTVKKGEIEAFVIAIGVHTFFGKAAHLVDNTNQVGHFQKVLTAIGNFCICSIAVGILIELIVMYPIQHRKYRDGIDNLLVLLIGGIPIAMPTVLSVTMAIGSHRLSQQGAITKRMTAIEEMAGMDVLCSDKTGTLTLNKLSVDKNLIEVFAKNVEKDYVILLAARASRTENKDAIDAAIVGMLADPKEARAGVREIHFFPFNPVDKRTALTYIDSDGNWHRSSKGAPEQILNLCNCKEDVRKKAHSVIDKFAERGLRSLGVARQEVPEKNKDSPGAPWQFVGLLPLFDPPRHDSAETITRALNLGVNVKMITGDQLAIAKETGRRLGMGTNMYPSSSLLGQSKDAAVAALPVDELIEKADGFAGVFPEHKYEIVKRLQERKHICGMTGDGVNDAPALKRADIGIAVADATDAARGASDIVLTEPGLSVIISAVLTSRAIFQRMKNYTIYAVSITIRIVFGFMFIALIWKFDFAPFMVLIIAILNDGTIMTISKDRVKPSPLPDSWKLKEIFATGVVLGSYMALMTVVFFWLMKDTDFFSDKFGVRSLRKSPDEMMAALYLQVSIISQALIFVTRSRS